A region of Acidimicrobiales bacterium DNA encodes the following proteins:
- a CDS encoding acyl-CoA carboxylase subunit beta gives MDHPMSQRLADLKARKEEALHAGSPHAVERHHAKGKMTARERIEYLVDEGSFQELDMLARHRAHGMGLEEKRPYTDGVITGFGTIDGRRVCVFSQDFTVYGGALGEVFAEKIHKVMDLAESIGVPMIGLNDGAGARIQEGVVSLHSYGGIFHRNVRASGVIPQISVVLGPCAGGAVYSPAMTDFIFMVNQSSHMFITGPDVVKTVTGEDVTLEELGGAMSHATKSGVATFVAPDEKTCLDEVRYLLSFLPSNNLEEPPVVDTDDDPDRGTPELVDLMPTSPNQPYDMKRVITSVVDEGDYFEVHPHWAMSITCGFARVDGRVVGIVGNQPAVLAGVLDIDSSEKAARFVRTCDAFNIPLVTFVDVPGFMPGTDQEYGGIIRHGAKLLYAYCEATVPRIQVITRKAYGGAYVVMNSKSIGADLAFAWPSAELAVMGPQGAVEIVYRRELAEAADPVARRAELVEEYTERYANPYVAAERGYVDDVIDPAETRRVLVRSLRLLASKREDLPKRKHGNVPL, from the coding sequence ATGGACCACCCCATGTCGCAGCGGCTGGCCGACCTGAAGGCCCGCAAGGAAGAGGCCCTGCACGCCGGCTCCCCGCACGCGGTGGAACGCCACCACGCCAAGGGCAAGATGACGGCGCGCGAGCGCATCGAGTACCTCGTGGACGAGGGCTCGTTCCAGGAGCTCGACATGCTCGCCCGGCACCGGGCCCACGGGATGGGGCTCGAGGAGAAGCGGCCCTACACCGACGGGGTCATCACCGGGTTCGGCACCATCGACGGCCGGCGGGTGTGCGTCTTCAGCCAGGACTTCACCGTCTACGGCGGCGCCCTGGGCGAGGTGTTCGCCGAGAAGATCCACAAGGTCATGGACCTGGCCGAGTCCATCGGGGTGCCCATGATCGGCCTCAACGACGGCGCCGGGGCGCGCATCCAGGAAGGCGTGGTGTCCCTGCACTCCTACGGGGGGATCTTCCACCGCAACGTCCGGGCCTCGGGCGTCATCCCCCAGATCAGCGTGGTCCTGGGCCCGTGCGCGGGCGGGGCCGTGTACTCGCCGGCCATGACGGACTTCATCTTCATGGTGAACCAGTCGAGCCACATGTTCATCACGGGGCCCGACGTGGTGAAGACGGTCACGGGGGAGGACGTCACCCTCGAGGAGCTCGGCGGGGCCATGAGCCACGCCACGAAGTCGGGCGTGGCCACCTTCGTGGCCCCCGACGAGAAGACCTGCCTCGACGAGGTGCGCTACCTCCTGTCCTTCCTGCCGTCGAACAACCTCGAGGAGCCGCCCGTCGTCGACACCGACGACGACCCCGACCGGGGCACGCCCGAGCTCGTCGACCTGATGCCCACGTCGCCGAACCAGCCCTACGACATGAAGCGGGTCATCACCTCGGTCGTCGACGAAGGCGACTACTTCGAGGTCCATCCGCACTGGGCCATGAGCATCACGTGCGGGTTCGCCCGCGTCGACGGCCGCGTGGTGGGGATCGTCGGCAACCAGCCGGCCGTGCTCGCCGGCGTGCTCGACATCGACTCGTCGGAGAAGGCGGCGCGCTTCGTGCGCACCTGCGACGCCTTCAACATCCCGTTGGTGACGTTCGTCGACGTGCCGGGGTTCATGCCGGGGACCGACCAGGAGTACGGCGGGATCATCCGCCACGGCGCCAAGCTCCTCTACGCCTACTGCGAGGCCACGGTGCCCCGCATCCAGGTGATCACCCGCAAGGCCTACGGCGGCGCCTACGTCGTCATGAACTCCAAGTCGATCGGCGCCGACCTGGCGTTCGCCTGGCCCTCGGCGGAGCTCGCCGTCATGGGCCCGCAGGGTGCCGTCGAGATCGTCTACCGCCGCGAGCTGGCCGAGGCCGCCGACCCCGTGGCCCGCCGGGCCGAGCTCGTCGAGGAGTACACCGAGCGCTACGCCAACCCCTACGTGGCGGCCGAGCGCGGCTACGTCGACGACGTCATCGACCCGGCCGAGACGAGGCGCGTGCTGGTGCGCAGCCTCCGCCTCCTGGCCTCCAAGCGCGAGGACCTGCCCAAGCGCAAGCACGGGAACGTGCCGTTGTGA
- a CDS encoding Type 1 glutamine amidotransferase-like domain-containing protein translates to MAATTGHCGPLALVGGDEWRQGCEFDAELLAASGGDEVLVLPTAAAYEHPDKAVATAEAWFATLGGRARGLMVLGRADAEDEGNAAIVRASRFVYLGGGSPMHLRSVLKSSAVWEALLQAWRGGAVVAGSSAGAMVLTDPMVDPRGGALTVGLGMVEQLAVIPHFGQENAEKVHRSIALAAPGLPVVGIPERTALIRDPDGGWRQAGEGTVQVFVSGHPAGFDALPH, encoded by the coding sequence ATGGCAGCGACGACCGGGCACTGTGGGCCGTTGGCCCTCGTGGGGGGCGACGAATGGCGCCAGGGGTGCGAGTTCGACGCCGAGCTCCTGGCCGCGTCCGGCGGTGACGAGGTGCTGGTGCTGCCGACGGCGGCCGCCTACGAGCACCCGGACAAGGCCGTGGCGACGGCGGAGGCCTGGTTCGCCACGCTCGGCGGCCGGGCCCGGGGGCTCATGGTGCTCGGCCGCGCCGACGCCGAGGACGAGGGCAACGCCGCCATCGTCCGGGCCAGCCGCTTCGTCTACCTCGGCGGCGGGTCGCCCATGCACCTGCGGTCCGTGCTGAAGTCCTCGGCGGTCTGGGAGGCGCTGCTCCAGGCGTGGCGCGGTGGTGCCGTCGTCGCCGGCTCCTCGGCGGGTGCGATGGTGCTCACCGACCCCATGGTGGACCCCCGCGGCGGGGCGCTGACCGTGGGGCTGGGGATGGTGGAGCAGCTCGCCGTCATCCCCCACTTCGGCCAGGAGAACGCCGAGAAGGTGCACCGCTCGATCGCCCTCGCCGCCCCGGGGCTGCCCGTGGTCGGCATCCCCGAGCGCACCGCCCTCATCCGCGATCCCGACGGCGGATGGCGCCAGGCGGGCGAGGGGACGGTGCAGGTGTTCGTGAGCGGGCACCCCGCCGGGTTCGACGCCCTGCCCCACTGA
- a CDS encoding 3-hydroxybutyryl-CoA dehydrogenase — translation MSIKRVGIVGSGIMGAGIAETMAVHGLEVVLRSRAQATADGMVAGMEKSLARQVEKGKLAEADRDAALGRVTAVSDLGALAVCDLVIESVVEDLGVKKHLFSELDRICPDHTILATNTSTLPVVDMAMETGRPDKVCGIHFFNPAPVMSLVEVVRPITASDETMAAARALAEACEKTPVEVKDQAGFIVNALLFPYLNNAVRLLENGVASRDDIDTAMKGGCGFPMGPFSLLDLVGLDTSLAILDALYDEFRDPNYAAVPLLRRMVAAELYGRKSGKGFYDYRR, via the coding sequence ATGTCGATCAAACGTGTGGGAATCGTCGGCTCCGGCATCATGGGAGCCGGCATCGCCGAGACGATGGCCGTGCACGGGCTCGAGGTGGTCCTGCGGTCCCGGGCCCAGGCCACGGCCGACGGCATGGTCGCCGGCATGGAGAAGTCGCTGGCCCGCCAGGTGGAGAAGGGCAAGCTCGCCGAGGCCGATCGCGACGCCGCCCTGGGGCGGGTCACAGCGGTCTCCGACCTCGGGGCCCTGGCCGTCTGCGACCTCGTCATCGAGTCGGTGGTCGAGGACCTCGGCGTGAAGAAGCACCTCTTCTCCGAGCTCGACCGCATCTGCCCCGACCACACCATCCTGGCCACCAACACCTCCACGCTCCCGGTGGTGGACATGGCCATGGAGACGGGCCGCCCCGACAAGGTGTGCGGCATCCACTTCTTCAACCCGGCGCCGGTCATGTCGCTCGTCGAGGTGGTCCGGCCCATCACGGCCTCGGACGAGACCATGGCGGCGGCACGAGCGCTGGCCGAGGCCTGCGAGAAGACCCCGGTCGAGGTGAAGGACCAGGCGGGGTTCATCGTGAACGCCCTGCTCTTCCCCTACCTCAACAACGCGGTGCGCCTGCTCGAGAACGGCGTCGCCAGCCGCGACGACATCGACACCGCCATGAAGGGCGGATGCGGGTTCCCGATGGGCCCGTTCTCCCTGCTCGACCTGGTCGGCCTGGACACGAGCCTCGCCATCCTCGACGCCCTCTACGACGAGTTCCGGGACCCGAACTACGCGGCCGTCCCGCTGCTGCGCCGCATGGTGGCCGCCGAGCTCTACGGCCGGAAGTCGGGCAAGGGGTTCTACGACTATCGCCGCTGA
- a CDS encoding peptidylprolyl isomerase codes for MPTEKRARKRAAREAKMAALARQRRRRATVRRTITLVVIVAVAVGLYVLVSGGKTKKTAQQIADDTAQAAGCPSSPTATLTKPHWSKAPAMAIQGSKTYKATVKTDAGTFVITLDAATTPLTVNNFVFLAGHDFYNCVTFHRVIPKFMDQTGDPTGTGSGGPGYKFADELPKPASPQYPVGAVAMANSGPNTNGSQFFIVTGAQGASLAPNYTLFGHVTSGMAVAQKINADGNANPSANGVPPKVIHRILKVTVSSS; via the coding sequence CCCACCGAGAAGCGTGCCCGCAAGCGCGCCGCGCGTGAAGCGAAGATGGCCGCCCTGGCGCGCCAGCGGCGCCGGCGCGCCACGGTGCGGCGCACCATCACCCTGGTGGTGATCGTGGCCGTTGCCGTGGGCCTCTACGTGCTGGTGAGCGGGGGCAAGACGAAGAAGACGGCCCAGCAGATCGCCGACGACACCGCCCAGGCCGCCGGCTGCCCGTCGAGCCCGACCGCGACCCTCACCAAGCCGCACTGGAGCAAGGCCCCGGCCATGGCCATCCAGGGGTCGAAGACCTACAAGGCGACGGTGAAGACCGACGCGGGGACGTTCGTGATCACCCTCGACGCCGCCACCACCCCGCTCACGGTCAACAACTTCGTCTTCCTGGCCGGGCACGACTTCTACAACTGCGTCACGTTCCACCGCGTGATCCCGAAGTTCATGGACCAGACCGGTGACCCGACGGGCACCGGGTCGGGCGGCCCGGGCTACAAATTCGCCGACGAGCTGCCCAAGCCGGCGTCGCCCCAGTACCCGGTGGGGGCCGTGGCCATGGCGAACTCCGGGCCGAACACCAACGGGAGCCAGTTCTTCATCGTCACCGGCGCCCAGGGCGCCTCCCTGGCGCCGAACTACACGCTGTTCGGCCACGTGACGTCGGGCATGGCCGTGGCCCAGAAGATCAACGCCGACGGCAACGCCAACCCCAGCGCCAACGGCGTCCCGCCGAAGGTGATCCACCGGATCCTGAAGGTCACCGTCTCGTCCTCGTAG
- a CDS encoding peptidylprolyl isomerase yields MPVEPPAADGSSPQRRSFDAEPPMVIDADKRYTATMVTSKGTMTIALDPQAAPRTVNSFVFLARYHYFDGIVFHRVIPGFVLQGGDPTATGTGGPGYKFADELPPPGRYELGSLAMANAGPDTNGSQFFIISGPDGMRLPPSYSLFGKVVSGLDTVTAIDALGSRSGKPTETVTIESVTVTEAD; encoded by the coding sequence ATGCCCGTCGAACCGCCTGCCGCCGACGGCTCGAGCCCGCAGCGCCGATCATTCGACGCCGAGCCGCCCATGGTCATCGACGCCGATAAGCGCTACACGGCCACCATGGTCACGTCGAAGGGGACGATGACGATCGCCCTGGACCCGCAAGCGGCGCCGAGGACGGTGAACAGCTTCGTGTTCCTCGCCCGGTACCACTACTTCGACGGCATCGTCTTCCACCGCGTGATCCCGGGCTTCGTCCTGCAGGGCGGGGACCCCACGGCCACGGGGACCGGAGGGCCGGGGTACAAGTTCGCCGACGAGCTGCCGCCCCCGGGCCGCTACGAGCTGGGATCGCTGGCGATGGCCAACGCCGGGCCCGACACCAACGGGAGCCAGTTCTTCATCATCTCGGGCCCCGACGGCATGCGCCTGCCACCGAGCTACTCGCTCTTCGGCAAGGTCGTGTCGGGGCTCGACACGGTGACGGCCATCGACGCCCTCGGCTCGAGGTCGGGCAAGCCCACCGAGACCGTGACCATCGAGTCGGTGACGGTCACCGAGGCCGACTGA
- a CDS encoding protein meaA: MSDVAPAGGDRDKPWVMRTYSGHTSARASNRLYRTNLAKGQTGLSIAFDLPTQTGYDPDAPEAAGEVGKVGVPVVHLGHMNELLEGIPVGDMNTSMTINATAAWLLGLYVAHAEDTGVERRVLQGTTQNDIVKEYLSRGTYIFPPGPSRRLIVDMIAYTVREVPKWNPINVCSYHLQEAGATPVQEIAYALATAIGVLDAVRDSGKIEVSELPAVVGRISFFVNAGIRFVEETCKVRALTRLWDRICLERYGVDDPKLRRFRYGVQVNSLGLTEAQPENNVPRIVLEALGVTLSRDARARAIQLPAWNEALGLPRPWDQQWSLRIQQILAFETDLLEYGDIFEGSTVVEAKTAELAEAASAELDEVLQLGGAFEAVEELKRRLVRSQAERVRRIETGELQVVGVNSFTETEPSPLETADDGAATVLKVDPAAEAELCADVAAWRERHRGDAVQAALDELRRVATDDSLNIMPATIALAHAGGTTGEWAGALREVFGEYRAPTGVAGGVGQRGAELSAVLARSRRLAEQAGGPPRLLVAKPGLDGHSNGAEQIAVAARDAGFEVVYQGIRLSPAQIAAAARDEDVDVVGISILSGSHLDLVPEVLDRLRGEGVDAAVVVGGIIPPEDAEVLRDKGVAAVYTPKDFRLARIMDDLVDLAEKRRGVVAAPVSARTGGVAGAGRRARSTTDR, from the coding sequence GTGAGCGACGTGGCGCCTGCGGGCGGTGACCGGGACAAGCCCTGGGTGATGCGCACGTACTCGGGCCACACCTCGGCCCGGGCGTCGAACCGCCTGTACCGGACCAACCTGGCCAAGGGCCAGACCGGCCTGTCGATCGCCTTCGACCTGCCCACCCAGACCGGCTACGACCCCGATGCCCCCGAAGCGGCCGGGGAGGTGGGCAAGGTCGGTGTCCCGGTGGTGCACCTCGGCCACATGAACGAGCTCCTGGAGGGCATCCCCGTCGGGGACATGAACACCTCCATGACCATCAACGCCACCGCCGCCTGGCTGCTCGGCCTGTACGTGGCGCACGCCGAGGACACCGGTGTCGAGCGCCGGGTGCTGCAGGGCACGACGCAGAACGACATCGTGAAGGAGTACCTGTCGCGGGGCACCTACATCTTCCCCCCGGGCCCGAGCCGCCGCCTGATCGTCGACATGATCGCCTACACGGTGCGCGAGGTCCCCAAGTGGAACCCCATCAACGTGTGCAGCTACCACCTCCAGGAGGCGGGGGCCACGCCCGTGCAGGAGATCGCCTACGCGCTGGCCACCGCCATCGGCGTCCTCGACGCCGTGCGCGACTCGGGGAAGATCGAGGTCTCGGAGCTCCCCGCCGTGGTGGGCCGCATCTCGTTCTTCGTCAACGCCGGCATCCGGTTCGTCGAGGAGACGTGCAAGGTGCGGGCGCTCACACGCTTGTGGGACCGCATCTGCCTGGAGCGCTACGGCGTCGACGACCCGAAGCTGCGGCGGTTCCGTTACGGCGTGCAGGTCAACTCCCTTGGGCTCACCGAGGCGCAGCCCGAGAACAACGTCCCCCGCATCGTGCTCGAGGCGCTCGGCGTCACGCTGTCGCGCGACGCCCGGGCCCGGGCCATCCAGCTGCCGGCGTGGAACGAGGCGCTGGGCCTCCCGCGGCCGTGGGACCAGCAGTGGTCGCTGCGCATCCAGCAGATCCTCGCCTTCGAGACCGACCTGCTCGAGTACGGCGACATCTTCGAGGGCTCCACCGTCGTGGAGGCCAAGACGGCGGAACTGGCCGAGGCGGCCTCGGCCGAGCTCGACGAGGTGCTCCAGCTCGGCGGCGCCTTCGAGGCCGTCGAGGAGCTGAAGCGCCGGCTGGTGCGCAGTCAGGCGGAGCGGGTCCGCCGCATCGAGACGGGCGAGCTCCAGGTGGTCGGGGTCAACTCCTTCACCGAGACCGAGCCGTCACCGCTCGAGACGGCCGACGACGGTGCCGCCACGGTGTTGAAGGTGGACCCCGCCGCCGAGGCCGAGCTGTGCGCCGACGTGGCGGCGTGGCGCGAGCGGCACCGCGGTGACGCGGTGCAGGCCGCGCTCGACGAGCTGCGCCGGGTGGCCACCGACGACAGCCTGAACATCATGCCCGCCACCATCGCCCTCGCCCACGCCGGCGGGACGACGGGCGAGTGGGCGGGAGCGCTGCGCGAGGTCTTCGGGGAGTACCGCGCCCCCACCGGCGTCGCCGGGGGTGTGGGCCAGCGCGGGGCCGAGCTGTCGGCGGTCCTGGCGCGGTCGCGCCGGCTGGCCGAGCAGGCCGGTGGCCCTCCCCGGCTCCTGGTGGCCAAACCCGGGCTCGACGGGCACTCCAACGGGGCCGAGCAGATCGCCGTGGCCGCCCGCGACGCCGGCTTCGAAGTCGTGTACCAGGGCATCCGTCTGAGCCCGGCGCAGATCGCGGCGGCGGCGCGCGACGAGGACGTCGACGTGGTGGGGATCTCCATCCTGTCGGGGAGCCATCTCGATCTCGTCCCCGAGGTCCTCGACCGCCTGCGCGGGGAGGGCGTGGACGCCGCGGTCGTGGTCGGGGGCATCATCCCGCCCGAGGACGCCGAGGTCCTGCGGGACAAGGGCGTCGCCGCGGTCTACACCCCCAAGGACTTCCGCCTCGCACGCATCATGGACGACCTCGTCGACCTGGCCGAGAAGCGCCGCGGCGTCGTCGCCGCCCCGGTCAGTGCCCGGACAGGGGGCGTTGCCGGCGCAGGGCGGCGGGCTCGGTCCACCACCGACCGCTGA